The Culex pipiens pallens isolate TS chromosome 2, TS_CPP_V2, whole genome shotgun sequence DNA window CAACCTGTGCGTTTGGAATCAAGGTCGATTCGTCTAGAAATCGCGAAAACGAGTTTTACAAAAACGGGTTGGAAATTGCCAACTTTACAAGCTTCAAAATGCTAATGAAATTGTTTGGATTCCGACTGTTTCCGGACTGGATGGCTCGGTTTGGCATCGATATGATCGGTCAAGAGCAGAGTGACTTCTTTTCGAAACTTATTAAGGATGCCATTAAATCGAGAGAGTCTGGTGTCGTTCGTCCGGACATGATCCACCTGCTGCTGCAAGCACGACAAGGTATGCTAAAGCACCAGCAACAAGAAGTGGAACAAAACGCAGGATTTGCTGCCGTTGAAGAGTCCGAAATAGGAAGGACCCACTCTACACATGTGATGACCGAGAACGAAATGATTGGAcagtgttttttcttcttcctggCTGGATTTGACACTGTCTCAACGGCACTCACCTTTCTAGCTTATGAGCTAGCGCTGAATCCGGATGTTCAGGAGAAGCTAAGAAAGGAAGTCGAGGATACGAATCGCATGCTAAACGGAGGATCGCTAACGTATGACTCATTGCACAAGATGACCTACCTGGATATGGTTCTGTCTGAATCGCTAAGGATGTGGCCTCCAGCCTCAGCAGTCGATCGATACTGTGTGAAGGATTACGTGCTTGACGATGGACAAGGACTTAAATTTACCATCGAGAAAGGGGCAGGAATTTGGCTGCCAATTCAGGGAATTCATCACGATCCAAGGTTTTATAATAATCCGAAAAAGTTCGACCCGGAGCGCTTCAACGAAAAGCGCAGGTTGGAAATCCAACCTGGAACCTACATGCCATTTGGAATAGGATCGAGAAACTGCATCGGATCTCGCTTTGCGCTGATGGAAGTCAAATGTATTATGTATTATCTACTGCTGAATTTTACTATTGAAAGGTGCAATAATACAACCGTTCCACCGACCATAGTCAAGGGTTTTTCACTTCTGGCCACGGAGAAGCCAATCATTGTTAAGCTTCTTCCAAAATAAACATAACTGGGCATAATAATGAGTATTCTTTTAATATCACATAGATTTTAATAATTAGCGAAGTATGTTTTGCGGTTACTGCGGTTTCTATTAttaatattcaatccaaatatcTATTAACACCTTGTTATCTAATGAACTGTGCAACAATCCAAAGTCctgtactgcccaccattgaaaaaacggctaatatccacttttggcaaaaacgagatattagaaccaggtggtagaggatgttccaacgcatcttctgcaacttgaatttcactaaaatagtgtttaggtttggctgccgatgcgaaaaaccaaacggctaatatgccactcttatgggaaattgccttgacggagatttggtgacaaacactaaaacgcgtttttctcgga harbors:
- the LOC120426509 gene encoding cytochrome P450 9e2-like; the encoded protein is MQIDVAYLCAGTLIAALIYYLLTKSHDYFHNKPIPSMAVTPFLGSTGRLMLKCCSFPDFIESIYNKYSGAKVFGLFDTMMPMFVLRDPELIKLIAIKDFEYFIDHRPVFGASDIEHPNLIATKTLFTLTGQHWKRMRSTLSPAFTGVKMKQMFELVVECSESMIEFYRKKGAQEYDMKDLFSRFANDVIATCAFGIKVDSSRNRENEFYKNGLEIANFTSFKMLMKLFGFRLFPDWMARFGIDMIGQEQSDFFSKLIKDAIKSRESGVVRPDMIHLLLQARQGMLKHQQQEVEQNAGFAAVEESEIGRTHSTHVMTENEMIGQCFFFFLAGFDTVSTALTFLAYELALNPDVQEKLRKEVEDTNRMLNGGSLTYDSLHKMTYLDMVLSESLRMWPPASAVDRYCVKDYVLDDGQGLKFTIEKGAGIWLPIQGIHHDPRFYNNPKKFDPERFNEKRRLEIQPGTYMPFGIGSRNCIGSRFALMEVKCIMYYLLLNFTIERCNNTTVPPTIVKGFSLLATEKPIIVKLLPK